The DNA window acaaaaaaaaatccctaaaCTAAAAGTTAATGAAGGCAATTATTCAATTCTCTAAATTCTCTCAGTTCTATATTAAAATTACTTTGATAACCTATGATAGTAAATCATTTTCAAACACTTACTTCATTATTGCCGTTTTCCATCCTGTCTCTTCCTTGAAATAATATATGAGAAATGAGTGTGAACTCAAAATGCAGCTTGCTCCGTAAGTCAACGCTGTGGTCTCTCTAAAGTCTAGAGCAGACATGCAGCTCTGCCAATCACTGCCTGCTTTATCTCCAAAGGCATGCAGTGACTAAAATAAGCTGGCACCGGAGTGGCCAGCTGCTCATACTTTcaaaattagcttagcttagatgGGTCAACAAGGAAAAGGTGGAGAAACTGCTCAACAGTTAAATATTGTGCACCTTCTACTCCTGTTACAAAGTGGTTTACTGTGACAGTTTAGATATTCTCTAATTTTGTGAGTGTGGGTTTGAGGATCATCACTGGAGTAAGTGACAACGCAAAAGGAAgttctgaaaaaataatcagccagaaaaaagaggaggaaatcgtttttaaaataataataaaaaaaatgaaatgcaattatgataatattaataaataaaacgcaGCAGTGAAATCGATCCCGAGgaacttttattctgaaaaatatTACCGGAAacaccaacgaagaagaagacgaacAAGGAAGTTGGCCACTAGTCGTGCGAACCGGttgaaaaggaaaggaaaggtaTGAGTGATTATGGATAGATATACGCGGTCTTAGATAATgtgcattgttttaaaaatacatctgaTCTGTTGGTTTCAAGACGCTGAGTTCGTCCTGGTGTCAGAATAAAAAGGTGGGATTACGAATCAGTGTTTGTGCCACGAACAACCATTCAATGAAACTGGCATTGGTGTTTTTTTAGTGAAGTGTGTTGTTGTATTAAGCTTATATATGCTCTAATATCAATTTACTGCCAGTTAATTAATCACTTAATCACTCACATATCAAAATTACACCCGTTTTAGTTTCCAAATGTGaatgatttctgtttttcatgactCATATCATAGTTTGATTTACTATTATTGAGTTGAATAATTCTTAACCTGTCTAATTTCTGACCAGTTTCCGAATAATGAACTAACCATTTCCCTGGTTCTGTGTACGACAGGACGATGCCTTACTGACCAGTTTCACTGGTAACAAACCGATCCAACCATGCCACTGCAGTTTGTGTACAGCCACCAGGACTTTGTCACAGATCTCTGTCGGAGTGGTGGAGACTGTACCGAGACGGCAGGGGCCCCAGCAAAGTTCGACACCACCATCCAAGCCGGCTGGACGGACAGGATGGACAGGGGACTCTTCCGCTACCACCTGGGTGATTTACGGACTCGTATCCTGCCCGGCCCTCGTGGTTATGTGGCTCAGCTGAATGTTCAAAGAGGGATCGAGAGAAGAAAGCCTGAGGAGATACTGAGCATTCGGCAGCAGTTCAATGCCAGGcagtttaattttaacaaaatcAATCCAGATGAAGTTATATGTGAGATGATGAAGGACTCGGAGGGGGACGGAGCTTTGCCTGACAATGGAGAGGTGCCTCGGCCCTGCAGGATGGTCGTACTGGTCAACGTAAGCCCTTTAGAGTTTGGACATTGTCTCCTTGTTCCCGATCCTTCACGCTGCTTCCCACAGATCCTGACCAGGTTCGCCATCCAGGTCGGTATTGAATCTGTGCTCCTGAGCTCCGACCCTGGTTTTCGTGTGGGGTTCAACAGCCTTGGAGCATTTGCATCAGTGAACCATTTGCACCTTCATGGATATTACCTAGACCGTGACCTCAAGGTAGAATCTGCTCCAGTCAAGCCTTTGGTTCCTGAAAAGGGATTTCATCGCATGCTGGACTTTCCCGCAGGTTTTTTGTTCTACACAGAATCAGAGGACGTGGGGAAAGTGGCAGGAGCCATCTGCCAAGTCACAGACTTTTTTGTGGACGGTAACATTGCCCACAACCTGTTCTTGACTAGAGGATGTCCACCGTGTGGTCGCACGCAGAGTGAAAGTGATCGCTGCTCGAGAAAAGGTGTGCGTGTCGCTATATGGCCAAGAACATCCTGCTTCGGTGCCAAAGAGGAATCTGCCTTCAACGTCGCCCTTTGTGAGCTGGCCGGACATTTACCGTTTAAGAACGAGAAGGACTTTGAGCTGGCTACAGAGAAAGATGTCGTCGATGTAATACAGAAATATCTTCTGCCAGAGGATGAGTTTAACAGGTTGGAACAGCAGCTAACAGATCATTTGACGAGTTTATAACGCACGGGCAGCGTGACCGGAGCCATGTCGAATCTTGTCCTCAAGCTACAGGTTAAAGTTGTTGCTGCACAGTTGTAGATTCTTGGTGccaaaaattaaaacacagagggTTTTATCTTCACAGTGCATTGTGATTTTCCCATCCTGCCCCAAACATCGCACCGTATGTTCACATAAtgactaaatgtgttttaaagtctCCACAATACTGTGAAGTGCATTACAAATATTGGGCTTTATCACAATtatattcaaaaacaacaatgtggTTGGATTGATTAATGAATGTGTCGTAGCAAAACTGccatcaaataaaatgtcagaccttttttttctcttgagtTTCATTTCTTGGTTGTTTTTACACAACACATCTTATCAAATGAATTAAGctttcatttgtgttacttGTTACTTCGCAGGATATTCGTGTTTACAGTATTCAGAATTTGTTATGTGACAAAGTGACTTCAGGACATTTTAGTAGTATTTACCTGTTGATGTAATCTTTCAACAATGGTGCCCAGAACAGGCTAAGGTAGAGACAAAAATGGTTTGAATTGTTAATGAAGCAGACTTCTAAGAATTTCAATCTATggtaaacaataaaatgtgttggtttgaGGCCTTGTAGCAAAGGGAAACAGTCGCACTAGTGGAGAGTTGTGTAAACTGAAAATCACTGATGATGCCGGCAACAATGTGAGGTTGAGAAAGTCTTCAAGGTAAGGCACAACAAAAAAGCAGTTCAAGGTTTTCATCCGGGTGTCTCATATGACCCCTTTTTTaatctctcttctttcttttgatcGTTAAAGCTGTAAGTTAATGGCTTGTATGCAGCTTTTTATTCACCGTGTGACAAGtcatgaaacaaaacagcagctcaTACTCTCATTGGGACACTTTATGGTAAAATTATGAAACCTGAGTGAGCCAAATGTACCTGTCTTACCCTAAATtccaaagaaaatattaaataatgaaaatactgAAGGTGAGCGACTAATTTTGGCGAGCCAGGCGGTGGTGGTGCTATGATCAAGAGGAATCTACGCTACACATCACCCCCTGAGGAGCACATCTTCTGCCAGAGTGACATCACCAAGGCAGCAGTACCAAGTGGAGCAGGAAGCTCAGTGAGCGTACATAGCTGCTCGCTCATTTTAATGAGGTTCCTCACTGGCGAACACAGCAGTACATTGATCtccaccgatcagccataacattacagtaagtaaataatattgaccgtCTTGTTCTGCTGGAAGgcatttggacctgacattcatgtggatgttacttagacatgtaccaccatccccagcagggtgcagcctgacacaagtatataaacaaaaaaacatgaacaacattcccatgtccattctctgatgagttacaactgttgtAATGTTGTTGCTGATCGGTTTATATCTTTAGCTGCACACTGCTCCTTAGGCAAACTGAAATCATTTAGTTTCTCACTGAGGTCACATAACAAGTGAGTCACCGTCATAACCCAAGTCTGACATGTGTCAGAGAGGACACCTCTGCTTGGATTGCTTTGTGTCTACAAATGTGATTCATCCGGCGTCAGTTGTGCGACCTCCACCATGATTACTCAGAGGTGATGCTCACCTATATAGATACGTCATGTTCACATACTGTAGCCTGTATCCGGGTGTCAGTGTACTGTACGTGCTTGAcaatttgtaaataaataaataaataaatgggtaCACGTCATACTGAACTAAAGTGGAAATATTATCTTCAATTTACATCTCACTACCTTTTATTCTAATGTATTAATAATGGATTAAAAATGATA is part of the Mugil cephalus isolate CIBA_MC_2020 chromosome 10, CIBA_Mcephalus_1.1, whole genome shotgun sequence genome and encodes:
- the gdpgp1 gene encoding GDP-D-glucose phosphorylase 1, whose translation is MPLQFVYSHQDFVTDLCRSGGDCTETAGAPAKFDTTIQAGWTDRMDRGLFRYHLGDLRTRILPGPRGYVAQLNVQRGIERRKPEEILSIRQQFNARQFNFNKINPDEVICEMMKDSEGDGALPDNGEVPRPCRMVVLVNVSPLEFGHCLLVPDPSRCFPQILTRFAIQVGIESVLLSSDPGFRVGFNSLGAFASVNHLHLHGYYLDRDLKVESAPVKPLVPEKGFHRMLDFPAGFLFYTESEDVGKVAGAICQVTDFFVDGNIAHNLFLTRGCPPCGRTQSESDRCSRKGVRVAIWPRTSCFGAKEESAFNVALCELAGHLPFKNEKDFELATEKDVVDVIQKYLLPEDEFNRLEQQLTDHLTSL